One part of the Mustela erminea isolate mMusErm1 chromosome 11, mMusErm1.Pri, whole genome shotgun sequence genome encodes these proteins:
- the LOC116569215 gene encoding LOW QUALITY PROTEIN: transcription factor SPT20 homolog (The sequence of the model RefSeq protein was modified relative to this genomic sequence to represent the inferred CDS: substituted 5 bases at 5 genomic stop codons): protein MQQALELALDRAEYVIESARQRPPKRKYLSSGRKSVFQKLYDLYIEECEKEPEVKKLRRNVNLLEKLVMQETLSCLVVNLYPGNEGYSLMLRGKNGSVLQXAXTFFRNFIFXYXDSETIRLPYEEGELLEYLDAEELPPILVDLLEKSQVNIFHCGCVIAEIRDYRQSSNMKSPGYQSRHILLRPTMQTLVCDVHSITSDNHKWTQEDKLLLESQLILATAEPLCLDPSIAVTCTANRLLYNKQKMNTRPMKRCFKRYSRSSLNRXQDLSHCPPPPQLKLLDFLQKRKERKAGQHYDLKISKAGNCVDMWKRSPCNLAIPSEVDVEKYAKVEKSIKSDDSQPTVWPAHDVKDDYVFECEAGNQYQKTKLTILQSLGDPLYYGKIQPCKEDEENDSQMSPSHSSTDDHSNWFIIGSKTDAERVVNQYQELVQNEAKCPVKMSHSSSGSASLSQLSPGKETEQPETVSVQSSVLGKGVKHRPPPIKLPSSSGNSSSGNYFTPQQASSFLKSPTPPPASKPPSLSRKSSVDLNQVSMLSPAALSPASSSQRTTATQVMANSAGLNFINVVGSVCGAQALMSGSNPMLGCNTGAITPAGINLSGLLPSGGLLPNALPGAMQAASQAGVPFGLKNTSNLRPLNLLQLPGGSLIFNTLQQQQQQLSQFTPQQPQQPTTSSPQQPGEQGSEQGSTSQEQALSAQHAAVINLAGVGSFMQSQAAVLSQLGSAENRPEQSLPQQRFQLSSAFQQQQQQIQQLRFLQHQMAMAAAAAQTAQLHRHRHTGSQSKSKMKRGTPTTPKF from the coding sequence ATGCAACAAGCTTTAGAACTAGCTTTGGATCGTGCTGAGTATGTCATTGAAAGTGCCCGACAGAGACCTCCCAAAAGGAAATACCTGTCTAGTGGaagaaaatctgtatttcaaaaaCTTTATGACTTATATATTGAAGAATGTGAAAAAGAGCCTGAggttaagaaattaagaagaaatgtgAATTTGTTAGAGAAGCTTGTTATGCAAGAGACATTGTCCTGTTTAGTGGTCAACCTATACCCAGGAAATGAGGGATACTCTCTGATGCTCAGGGGCAAAAATGGATCAGTTTTGCAGTGAGCCTGAACATTTTTCagaaactttatattttaatattaagattCTGAGACCATTCGACTGCCTTACGAAGAAGGAGAATTGCTTGAATACTTGGATGCAGAAGAATTACCTCCTATTTTGGTTGATCTCCTAGAAAAATCTCAggttaatatttttcattgtggATGTGTCATAGCAGAAATTCGTGACTACAGGCAGTCCAGTAATATGAAATCTCCTGGTTACCAAAGTAGGCATATTCTCTTACGGCCAACGATGCAGACTTTGGTCTGTGATGTACATTCAATAACAAGCGATAATCATAAATGGACCCAGGAAGATAAACTTCTGCTTGAGAGCCAACTGATCCTAGCTACAGCTGAACCACTGTGTCTTGATCCTTCTATAGCAGTAACCTGCACTGCAAACAGACTCCTTTATAACAAGCAAAAGATGAACACACGCCCAATGAAACGGTGTTTCAAGAGGTATTCCAGGTCCTCTCTGAATCGGTAACAGGATCTTTCTCACTGTCCACCTCCTCCACAGCTAAAATTACTTGATTTCttacaaaaaaggaaggaaagaaaagcaggtcAACATTATGACCTCAAGATATCTAAAGCAGGAAATTGTGTAGATATGTGGAAGCGAAGTCCCTGTAACTTGGCCATACCTTCTGaagtggatgtggagaaatatGCTAAAGTGGAAAAATCCATCAAATCTGATGACTCACAACCAACAGTCTGGCCAGCCCATGATGTAAAAGATGATTATGTATTTGAATGTGAAGCTGGTAATCAGTATCAGAAAACAAAGCTCACCATTTTGCAGTCACTTGGTGATCCACTATACTATGGTAAAATACAGCCATgtaaagaagatgaagaaaatgacagCCAGATGTCTCCATCCCACTCCTCCACAGATGATCATTCAAATTGGTTTATTATTGGATCAAAGACTGATGCTGAGAGGGTAGTCAATCAGTACCAGGAATTGGTCCAGAATGAAGCCAAATGTCCAGTCAAAATGTCACACAGCTCCAGTGGCTCAGCCAGCTTGAGTCAGCTTTctccaggaaaagaaacagaacaaccGGAGACTGTGTCAGTTCAGTCTTCAGTATTGGGAAAGGGAGTAAAACATCGACCTCCACCCATCAAACTTCCCTCAAGCTCAGGAAATAGTTCTTCAGGTAACTATTTTACACCACAGCAGGCCAGCAGCTTTCTTAAATCTCCAACTCCTCCACCTGCTTCCAAGCCGCCAAGTCTTTCTCGGAAGTCATCTGTGGATCTCAATCAAGTTAGCATGCTTTCTCCAGCTGCCCTGTCACCTGCCAGCTCATCACAAAGAACCACGGCCACCCAGGTCATGGCAAACTCTGCTGGACTTAACTTCATCAATGTTGTGGGCTCTGTTTGTGGAGCTCAGGCTTTGATGAGTGGTTCAAATCCTATGCTGGGCTGTAACACTGGTGCCATAACTCCTGCAGGAATAAACCTGAGTGGCCTTCTCCCCTCAGGCGGTCTGCTACCAAATGCATTGCCCGGTGCAATGCAGGCAGCTTCTCAAGCAGGTGTTccctttggtttaaaaaatacttcaaatctCAGGCCCTTAAATCTACTCCAGCTTCCAGGTGGTTCACTCATTTTTAACACtctgcagcagcagcaacagcagctcTCTCAGTTTACACCACAGCAGCCTCAGCAACCTACAACTTCTAGTCCTCAACAGCCAGGGGAGCAGGGTTCTGAACAAGGTTCAACTAGTCAAGAACAGGCCTTATCTGCTCAGCATGCTGCTGTTATTAACCTTGCTGGAGTAGGAAGTTTCATGCAGTCACAGGCAGCTGTGTTGTCTCAGCTTGGCTCTGCCGAGAACAGACCTGAGCAAAGCCTTCCTCAGCAGAGATTCCAGCTCTCCTCTGCCTttcaacagcagcagcaacagatACAACAGTTGCGATTCTTACAGCATCAAATGGCtatggcagcagcagcagcacaaaCAGCTCAGCTACATCGTCATCGGCATACAGGCAGCCAgtcaaaaagtaaaatgaagagagGCACACCAACCACTCCAAAATTTTGA